The Hevea brasiliensis isolate MT/VB/25A 57/8 chromosome 1, ASM3005281v1, whole genome shotgun sequence genome has a window encoding:
- the LOC110654463 gene encoding uncharacterized protein LOC110654463, with protein MECIMFQMEASRSTAAAKETEDISLQLLVDNHSNKVLYAETGKAFVDLLFGFLQIPLGSIVGILQEKHMNVSGSLGRVFESVKELEPRFFLSQTVKEYLLKPEVASASCIPPLLQNFVTTKQLNSETLATSPFVFASPGSPLILSPAAAGKEVMGFVKECETKYIVMDDLRVFPLSSIYLVDLLKKFNVNDTSFREVKIDLNKCLEIVKASLESDTVLTDVFIGKNFPRKGSRFIAT; from the exons ATGGAGTGTATAATGTTCCAGATGGAGGCATCTCGCTCCACCGCAGCTGCAAAGGAAACTGAAGATATAAGTTTGCAACTCCTTGTGGACAATCATTCAAACAAGGTGTTATATGCAGAGACAGGGAAGGCTTTCGTGGACCTTCTCTTTGGTTTCCTACAGATACCTTTAGGTTCCATTGTTGGAATTCTTCAAGAAAAACACATGAATGTGTCTGGTTCCTTAGGTAGAGTTTTTGAGAGTGTAAAAGAGCTGGAACCCAGATTTTTCCTATCGCAAACAGTCAAAGAATATCTCTTGAAACCTGAGGTGGCCTCAGCCTCTTGTATCCCTCCACTTCTCCAAAACTTTGTCACTACAAAACAACTGAACTCTGAAACTTTGGCTACTTCACCCTTCGTCTTTGCGAGTCCGGGATCTCCTTTAATTTTAAGTCCGGCAGCGGCAGGGAAAGAAGTGATGGGGTTTGTTAAAGAATGTGAAACAAAGTATATAGTAATGGATGATTTAAGGGTGTTCCCACTGTCAAGTATTTATCTTGTTGATCTCCTCAAGAAATTCAATGTCAATGATACTAGCTTTCGGGAGGTCAAGATTGATCTCAACAAG TGCTTGGAGATAGTGAAGGCCTCGTTGGAGTCTGATACAGTTCTCACAGACGTGTTCATTGGAAAGAATTTCCCAAGAAAAGGAAGTAGATTCATCGCTACTTGA